The DNA region tgtatatttcgttgtcttgtgtgttgttctaatatttagtttgttttttgttgtcattttgtgtattatgctgtaattttgttgtatttgtgtagtctttctgtgtatttttcatgaTGTGTATATgtggttgtaattttgtatgtttttggaggtattttgtgcgtttactttgggtgCTGACAGAGGTGTGTGTTAATCTTTGTGCCGGTGTTTCAGTGGAGCTGGGGCTGAACGAGGAGGACGCCTTCGCCAAAGGACCCACGCTCTCCGTCTACAAAGAATACTTTGAGTGTCAGTTTCTCACCGACACAGAACGTTTCTACACCAGAGAGAGCACCGAGTTCCTGCAGCAGAACCCTGTGACCGAGTACATGAAGAAGGTACATGTGCacacacttgtgtgtgtgtgtacacacacatggcctcacacacactgtgtgtgtctgtctctgtgcgTGCAGGCAGAGGCGCGGCTCCTCGAGGAGCAGCGGCGGGTTCAGGTTTACCTCCACGAATCCACGCAGGACGAATTGGCTCGGAAGTGTGAGCAGGTTCTAATCGAGAAGCACCTGGAGATTTTTCACACCGAGTTTCAGAACCTGCTGGACGCCGACAAGAACGAAGGTAGACCGGCTCCGCCCACCGTCACTCACGATCACAGGTCTCTAACGTTGCCTCTACTGCTCTCCTCAGATCTGGGTCGGATGTACAACCTGGTGTCGCGGATCACCGACGGTTTGGGAGAACTGAAGAAACTCCTGGAGACGCACATTCACAACCAAGGGCTCGCCGCCATCGAGAAGTGTGGAGAGGCGGCGCTCAacgtgagacacacacacgtattGTACTACATTACGCATTGAACACACATACTCGTCCCATTCCATTTgtatgtctttgttgtcatgtggtgtagttttgtcatttttgtcctgtactatgaagctggattttctcttctctctctaacttcctgaatttatttggtgtgtgctgtactatgacATTAACTAACGTcttaccaggctaaatcaccatggtaacttgggCTGAACAAACGCCTAACCTGGTCACAACCAGGTTATGAAGTAGATCCtttaagataatataaaatacaaatatattccaccttagttgtaggctgagctgtatgaatgtggcatcagagccacagaaaggtctgagcctcattaaagtcaaactgatcagagtgtctgtttattctttatcatctcactaatttaagtattaacactcatcaattcctgcattcgttccttcctgcttttactgcaacaactgtgttgtttttggtttgaatcatggattttaattcttcatattaaGAAGTAAGTTGCTCTCCACAATTTCTCtatgattggtctgacgctatAATCTCGCCCTGTCACAAGAGCGTTCACATAGCCAGACTGGAATCACCTGTCTTAAGCGAACATGTTcatatccagcttcatagtacagctgctgtctgacagagaatgtttggttaggtgaagctaatgGAGAAATAACAGGATATACTGAtgcagcttcgtagtacagacCCTTAGTGTTTTTtctagtttgtttttgtgcacattagttgtcatcttgtgtttttatctcattttttgtgatttttggtgGTATCAACAAGCTTAAACTGAgggtcacatgtggcccctgggccaccaatTACCCACACATGCCTCTTGCTCttgtacacacacacctaagctctgtgtgtgtctgtgtgtgtgtaggacccCAAAGTCTACGTCCAAACCACGCTGGACGTCCATAAGAAGTACAACGCTTTGGTGATGTCGGCCTTCAACAACGACGCAGGCTTCGTCGCAGCGCTCGATAAGGTAAGTAACCACGGCACCGAGAGAGCAACCCTAACCGCTCTGACTGtgcttgtctgtgtgtgtgcgcgcaggcGTGCGGTCGCTTCATCAACAACAACGCTGTCACCAGAATGGCCCAGTCCTCCAGTAAATCACCTGAACTGTTGGCTCGATACTGTGACTCACTGCTGAAGAAAAGGTGAGTTTAATTTAGCCTGGTTTATTTAATCTGACTAATTAAGTAGAGGTGAGTTTAAGTCCCTTTACCTAGTTAACCTCATCTTTCTTAAACCAGTCTGTCTCTGATTGTTACGACCCCCTCTATGGTGTCAGGTaaaggcttgaggggccgcaacataaaAAGACGCCACAGAGAAATCAGAGTTTTATCAAAAGTATTAACAAAATTCTAAAAGTatcaacagaacaaactaaaaggaACTGGAGAtcctggccaaactgaacaaaagtagggaggacactgggccaaccctatacagggccgtcgtcccagcgtccaccctctaaactacaaaacatacaaaagactaAACTACAGGAACATGAAAtcaggactaccagaaatctccagtccaaactaaaacaacaaacttacGAAGACGTCCAGTGGGGAGCTGaagaactctccccacatgtctgctgctggtcagaAGTTGTGCCTCCCctccttctggtcctctcagccctttataagctcctcctccctctcctacctgattactgatgtgagtcaggtgtgttaggagagaGGAGGAAGTACAGGCTGAGAGGCCATGAGACACCAGCCGTAACACGGATTATGAAGCTAACTGAAGTTCTCcgtatttttcttcttcagctCTAAAAACCcagaggaggcggagcttgagGACACGTTGAACCAAGTGGTGAGCTGATTGGTGGTTGGGTGGGGGTCTGTATGCTGCTCTCTGACACCCCCTGctgtttcctcctcctcctgcagaTGGTCGTTTTTAAGTACATTGAGGACAAAGATGTTTTCCAGAAGTTCTACGCCAAGATGCTCGCCAAACGTTTGGTTCATCAGAACAGCGCTAGCGACGACGCTGAGGCTAGCATGATCTCCAAACTAAAGGTCAGTTTGTCTGAGGGGATGGGCCGTCTGTAACTGACACTGACTGACTGTAACTGTGCGTCTGCAGCAAGCGTGTGGCTTCGAGTACACGTCCAAACTCCAGAGGATGTTCCAAGACATCGGTGTCAGCAAAGACCTCAATGAGCAGTTCAAGAAGCACCTGACCAACTCTGAGCCTCTGGACCGTGAGATCACTTAATCTGAGATAATTTAATCTGAGATCACTTAATCTGTGGTCACTTAATTTGAGATAATTTAATCTGAAGGCACTTAATCTGAGATCACTTAGTCTGAATTCACTTAAAGCAGGGGTATCAtcttttttcaggcacatagtaccattctataaCTATGCTACACAATTTTTTtaggaaaatgcagcaaatataaaaaaaaaacttaaaagaagTTTCGCTCTTTAGTACACTGTTCATGACACTTCGATCTTGCCTCTGTTTCTGtaagaaactccaagcttgtctgacaTGCCCATGAACACGCCCCCTTTAGTACTTGTACAAACAAGCATGGattttgtttacttctgtttttctgtgtgctgTATTTGGCTACTTTCTACTTTTTTGAATGGTTATGAAAGTGAGGAGGAGAAGTGATCTCTCCCCTGCCTCTGACTCACACACGTGCTGCTGCTGGCTCTGAAGAAGTAGTCCAGAGTAGCGATGGCAttggtttttagtgtcattGTACTTATTAATCCCCTTTCAAataagctcttgttttaaagcagtcatctAAAAAGtgtctggaacaaacatagcagatctttttgggaTGACGGCCGCTTCCAAAGATAAACTCCAGCCATTGTTGACCAATTGTTTCATTCTAAAGAGAGCTGTTTTCTTCACATCCAAAAATAAATCTTCTCGCTGAaggtatttttaaaaactaaaggcaGGCAGCTACTACGATAAGCAGAGTAATTGATTGACACGCAGTTATCTTTTAGCTGTTTGTTGTGACGGCAGCTGTTTTGACGGAGCTGGAAGCGGGGTAGGGGTGAGTTTTATTCTAATGTGTACATTAAtaagtacagacaacataagccatgggTTTGTTAcagaagtatttaaaataagtaaatggaACGCTAAATGTGCAgaggcgggtgctgtgggctgaactaaggaagaaAACATAGGAGGGGGAGGGCCCTCGTCTCCATGGCAGAGGATCGTCCCCTCGAGCAAAACTGCAAGAAAATGGCTGCTAGCAGGAGATTTAAAGATTACCCAAAAATAGTGACATATTAACATAATATAAAGCTTGAGAAACTGATTTTTACATgatacccccccccccatctgaattcacttaactcattcagtgccattgatgtAATATGTCGTTTCAAATCCATACACTCAGTACcaatgacgtaatattacgtcaattacattttatcatggagattactagaaaacaccctggtgaGGGTCCCTCATCaagctgtagtgtgatgtagtgaccaactgtgccctgaaggtggtaGCAGCGCATCTTTAAatgtgagattagccactgatgctaccattagctaaggaggaagaagcagggacgGGGGAGGTTATGGTACTATGAAGTGATCTTAtaaagtatccagcagctcacagcaccacatactaacacagatcatgtgtggacctgagtggattattgattatgctgcgatcgtgagataaaaccatcagcTAAATGGGTAATCTCTGCGTGTCGGGTAGAAGAGGAAGTTACCTCTGTGTGATTGacagggggagagacttggaggaacgccaaaatacagtaagaaatccattcaactgtGACATAgatggtaaaataataataatgttgccatcaaaagcctggtcagtgttgtttttgcagttttttagaaggaaaccatgttgaggtgtcactaaagcaaaaaaaatgcttcaaagtcactaatagtttttctcagctttttatcacaaactggcaatttgtgtgaaacttgcctctattcaactgcggattacagaagaacgaaacaagctagaaagtagagactttaatctttcagaatctggtgtcagatttcagattgtcatagtacaaaatattctgtgggtctttaaacatctgtcaaaatgctcaaaaacagctggcactgagggggtagaaattctgaaattggctgacactgaatgagttaatgaggTCACCTAATTTGAGATAATTTAATCTGAATCAGTTAATTTTAGGTCACCTAATCTGGATTCACTTAATGAGATCATAGTCAGATCATTTAATCTGAAGTCATTTATTCTAAAATAATTTAATCTGAAGTCATTTAATCTGAGATCATTTAATCTGAGATAATTTAATCttccctgtgtgtgtttgctgatgTTCTCCTGTCTTCAGTGGACTTCAGTATCCAGGTCCTGAGCTCTGGATCGTGGCCTTTCCAACAGTCGTGTACCTTCGCTCTGCCTTCAGAGGtaaaccatcatcatcatcacaccaccaccaacagcaataatgtttgtttgtatgtgtgtgtgtgtgcgtgtcctcAGCTGGAGCGAAGCTACCAGCGCTTCACAGCCTTTTATGCTAGCAGACACAGTGGCAGGAAGCTAACGTGGCTCTATCATCTGTCCAAAGGAGAGCTGGTCACCAACTGTTTCAAGAACAGGTACAACTCAGGCTTAcctacatttttagacatgttttttttttttaaagaaagtaagtgtttattgaatattatgacattttttaaatattccagtagtctttgcttttcaaaaaaagcacaacgtttttcatttatattagaccttcaaataaaacaaaacatgcattacaaaaaaaattaaagtggataaacTCACAAGAAATGAGTTATTGTCTGCTTCGCCACAGTAGATACGCTAATAATGTAAACCTAGGCCTCTatgaaatctgttttatttttttccaaattccgtgttttccacttaaattttttgaattttttaagaaacgttgatcttttttttaaagaaaatattagtttttaactcctgtgaggaaacaaaataaatactaataaataaatgaaaccataaataaacaaatgtttgtcaaaaataaagttgataattaaaaggtagatataagttgtagtgacatggattattgactgatttttttttaattatttatgtcacataaagatcaatggtttactgaatctgatcagttttattgattaagttttgatcaacttagtttaaattaacctaatttaaatgatactcatgacatcattccagacgtaatgattaaacaaaactaaatggacacaaggaagcatcagttatttcaccactagggggcaAAATATTTGACAGCAataatctacgatgtttcagactacAAACCCTGGTATCGATGGTCTTgtccacaacaacaaaacaacttgTCCCatggatcttctgtagctctgattagatgttgttagaatgtaacattctaataatgttgctccaactgacttttattttgtaaaccaaatgatcccactgaaacagttgtacttgaggtagctagctgacAGTGAATGTGTAGCTACGAGGCACCGACAAAAgtctggaataaaaagaactaaaggacaacatggactgagttattcttagttagccagacACAACAGTTtggcgtttcatgccgattccgCCCGCGATTCTGCTAACACGGATGTGTCTGTAAGTCAAGCCCCAAATCAAATGCTTAAGAAATCTGTGAGTCGGACACTGCGtaactgcacgttgtttgattgcgttattgcatcacatgctactattcggccttgcttttaactcactaaaccgaaggctgaatgtggcttttttgcaatattcggccgaatataccTGGttaccgaatattcggtgcatccctagtatcCGGGCTTGTCTTACTTGAACTTGGCTTTAGTAATCCTGACCTACCTTGGCCCATATGATCTTAGCCTAGCTTAATTTGAGCATGTTCTCATAGCCTGACTTGGTTGAATCTGAATCTAGCTTAGCACAGAGATGGTtagcttttatcacagtgagTCACATGAGCATTAGAATAAAGACTaatgtgagcattaacacaggaaacgacaaagggtttgtttgtgtttttgtttgttttgttgtgtgtcTTAGCATAATTGACTGTAGCCTAGCTTAAGGCAGGTCTGGTGCTGTATGGTGATtggctcgtgtgtgtgtgtgcgtgcgtgcgtgcgtgtgtcagGTACACACTGCAGGCCTCCACCTTTCAGATGGCCATCCTGCTGCAGTACAACACAGAGGACAGCTACACCGTGCAGCAGCTCACCGACAGCACACAGATCAAGACGGTGAGAGTCTGTCCTCCCCAGCTCTGAGCTCACCACCACTGCCTCTCTCTCATCTCTCTCTCccgctctctctctcctctgctTCTCCTGTTTCCCTCCTGTCAGGACATACTGGGCCAGGTTCTGCAGATCCTGCTAAAGTCCAAGCTGCTGGTGAGTCCCCAGAGCCCAAGGAAGAGACAGCAACACAAAGAGGCTCTGAAGAGCCCAAAGTACAGACAGAAAACACGCCCATAAGCACACAAGGAACGTCTCAAATACATGCCAGACACACGTCAATATCACATAGAAAACATGCCgttgccacacacacacgagaaacACGCCAACAAGGtgctaacaaaacacacaagtatCAGCACAAATGCaatcaaaacacactaaaatgcACTATAAACATTTATCACTGGAGGCGGAGCCACAAACCTGATAATAACTGatttgagggtcacatgatcaacattcatgtccgCATTAGAATAACAGCCAATCAAGGCGTTAATACAGGAAATGAGTTTTGTGAGTCTTTGTCGtcatttggtgtaatttttgtgtttgtcattttatgtttttctcattttgtctgaaTTTGTTGTCGTCTTaaatatttgtgtcattttgtgtgttcttttggtgtgcgggggtgggggggtgcacTAAACAGAAACATGTCAAACACAGACAATGCCACATACCTGTGCAGTGTATAGATCTGTGTGTATAGATCTACATGTAGGATGTTCATGGTGTGtacaggtgctggaggatgaaaaTGCCAATGTGGACGAAGTGGACTTCAAACCAGACACTGTTATTAAACTGTTCCTCGGATACAAGAAGTGagtgacatacacacacacacacacacacacacacactaacaagcctgtgtgtgtgtttgtgttgcagtAAGAAGCTGAGGGTGAACATCAACGTTCCAATGAAGACGGAGCAGAAACAAGAACAGGAAACGACTCACAAGAACATAGAGGAGGACAGGAAGCTCCTGATCCAGGTGggatccacttcctgtttttttttttttttttttagaaggggGTGGGGCATGATTATTTATTAAGGGTGTAATGACTCATCTATTGGTTAAATGAATCTATTTATGTTCCTATGATCCAAATATATTGATCGGTCCTTTGCAGGGACACATAATGATCTAACATTGTTTTAAAAGCTAATCAATCGATTGTATCAATAGAAACTCACCTGTACTGTCCAGTgtcctggggcctcatttataaaagtgtgcctaGCTAAGCACACTTCAGCTTGCATACTCtgaaaaccaggaagtgcataCGAACATATTTTTATGACTTATAAACGAGTGCGTACATAGGTCCCATGCCTGTTTCCgttttaaatcacaatcaatGTGGAAGGAAAACACCTTGCTCCGCCCATACGGTGCCTATTAAAGGTCCGGTGAACGCCCTGAACGAATATTCACTAATACGAATTTCACGGTGGACCGAGGGGGAaaacaagcaaataaaacaactttcactcagtgtgaggtggaggtattaatAGTTGAGGTGGACACACACAGGAGAACGTAATGTGGTGACAGTGAACATTAGGAATGATAGAAAGATCACGTTACGTTGCCTCATCAGACTGTGACGGGTGAAAAATAAACGATCACACATAAAAGcggaggagaaaatgtggatCACTCTCCATGGGAAGAACGtctgttcaacaggtggagGAAGGGGGCGGAGCTCAGCCTCACAAAAAGCTGGAGGATCAGTGGGGATTGGGGATCCCCTCTGTGTCACGGAGGTGGgggacacacacagatgcactatATATATGCACCAAAAACATGGGATTAAACTCTGCAGCAGCTCCATTGTCTTCCTCCCACTGCAGCCTTGTATTCACGGGGGTCCTGCCTCTCGCTGGTCTTTGTAGATCCTCTCCCTCCGATGTATCCCgtgcacctcgtcctccagcagtgacAGATGAGCTACTGTGGGTCTTTACGCACTGTGCGCgcgttcctttttataacagctacaggtgttgcagccaattgatctgcagttttgcacaatgatcatgtgattttgatgactattattattattattaataatataaaactatTTGTAGGTGCGCAcacgtcactcactccctgggACGTCTAGAATTTTTTCCTCTGTCTTTGCAAATGCATCCTTCAAATAATGTGTTGTGAAATCTTCAGtgtgtttgattatttcacacacaTTCTATACGTTTCACAGAGCTGTCCTTAATTTCATCTTTCTCCTGTTGGCGTCAGTTTCCTGTTTCTCATGATTGTGTGCGTACGGCAGAGTCAGAGCTGCTGTGGAGGTGGAAACATTATCtcaccaggttttttttttataaatcccaCACTTTGTTTATATGTAACGTACGCtgcgtttataaatgaggccccaggtatTTACTGTATGTCAGTCACACTGGGTAAAAGTTAGTGATTCGTTTGGGATAGAGTCGTTTTAAATGAACCAATACCATCCATGAATTGAATCATTAAAATGAATTGTTTCACCCCGAATGATTCTTCACACC from Gouania willdenowi chromosome 20, fGouWil2.1, whole genome shotgun sequence includes:
- the LOC114453953 gene encoding cullin-1; translated protein: MSSNRNPNPHGLKQIGLDQIWDDLRAGIQQVYARHSMAKARYMELYTHVYNYCTSVHQSSQGRGSAPPTKPSKKSNTPGGAQFVGLELYKRLKDFLKNYLTDLLKDGEDLMDEWVLKFYTQQWEDYRFSSKVLNGICAYLNRHWVRRECDEGRKGIYEIYSLALVTWRECLFRPLNKQVTNAVLKLIERERNGETINTRLISGVVQSYVELGLNEEDAFAKGPTLSVYKEYFECQFLTDTERFYTRESTEFLQQNPVTEYMKKAEARLLEEQRRVQVYLHESTQDELARKCEQVLIEKHLEIFHTEFQNLLDADKNEDLGRMYNLVSRITDGLGELKKLLETHIHNQGLAAIEKCGEAALNDPKVYVQTTLDVHKKYNALVMSAFNNDAGFVAALDKACGRFINNNAVTRMAQSSSKSPELLARYCDSLLKKSSKNPEEAELEDTLNQVMVVFKYIEDKDVFQKFYAKMLAKRLVHQNSASDDAEASMISKLKQACGFEYTSKLQRMFQDIGVSKDLNEQFKKHLTNSEPLDLDFSIQVLSSGSWPFQQSCTFALPSELERSYQRFTAFYASRHSGRKLTWLYHLSKGELVTNCFKNRYTLQASTFQMAILLQYNTEDSYTVQQLTDSTQIKTDILGQVLQILLKSKLLVLEDENANVDEVDFKPDTVIKLFLGYKNKKLRVNINVPMKTEQKQEQETTHKNIEEDRKLLIQAAIVRIMKMRKVLKHQQLLAEVLNQLSSRFKPRVPVIKKCIDILIEKEYLERVDGEKDTYSYLA